TTTCTCCTTGAGCTTATAAAATGTCAAAATAAATTCCCACCAAAACAAGGGATTAAAGTACACTCTACTAAGGTTCTACATCTCTGTATTGGATCCTGCACTGGTACCAGGACCGGACCATACAATATGCTGCCATGTCGACATATGGTAAAGGTTTTTAATCGACACAGCAACCATACAATGTGTCAATATGTTACCATATTGCGCTCTTGTGTCATACCGGTTCTCTACAGATATGGTATGATATTTTTCGGTATTGACCGGTATAGTTAAGTACCTAAAACCTTGCATTTTACAACAAAGTTCAGTAATTAACTTGGAAGTCATGATGGGGGTAATAAATTATGTCTACCATGACCACTGAAATATGCTATCTCAACAAAGTCAATTTTCTTGGTTTTGTGACTAGTTGTtgatatttctttcttttcttttcttttcttttctttttaaaggaTAATGAAGACTAATGAGCTGAAAGCCATGTTAGTCACCAgcgattttatttaaaaaaagattTGTACAACCAGAGATTAAGATAGAATTTACAATGAAGAGGAGGAGGCAGATGAAGGCCTAGAAAGAAGTTTTTATTAAGAAACTAAGAGAACCCAATAGGAACATCAATCTGGAAGGAGAGGAGAAAATTAAACAAGGAGACTCAAGTGGCCCTAGTAAAGTGCTCAAAGTGCAGAAAACCAACAATGCCAATGGCCAAATATCAGTAGCGGCAACACCAGTAAGGCTGGTCCATCATGGTCTCCACCTGTGAGAACTGAAGCCAAGAGCAACAACAACAGCATTTCAATTTAAACAGAGAACAAGAAGACATCAACATCTAATAGCGAGGGCATCAACCATACTCATTTGGTAAGGAAACACTAGGTCTTTGAAATGTCTTAATCTGATCTCACAGTTTACCAAGACCAAGAAGGGGCCTGTGATCCAGATGAATAGACCAACTGTTGAACAAGctaatagcaaaaaaaaattatgtaaaaaggAGAAACCTCTAAATCTAATTCAAGAAATTCGCTTGTTTCTTTCCAACCAGCAGCACCAAAGAATAGCCACCACTAACATTAGCCCAGCAAAGTGAATGTCCTTTAGGAAACAAGCGAAAATCCAAGTCGTACAGAGACCTTTAAGATCACAACTTGGATAGGGAATATTTAGATTTAGACACAGAATGCTCCACATCTCAGAAGCAAAGGGACGAGAGAGGAATAAGTGGCTGACCATTTCAAAGAGGTCGGGGAAATGGGAACAATCATCCAGAGATCTGTCTGTTCTTTTTAATATATTCCCCCTCGTATTCAACCTATCTAGAAGTGCCAACCAAAGAAAAAAAACGGATTTTCAGAGGTGCCTTTAGATTCCAGACAATGGGAGCAAGATCCCATTTAAAACCCCTCGAATTGGGAAAGCTATACAAAGAAGCAGTGATAAACAGATCAGAGGCAGTAAGAGACTAAAAGAAATTATTAGGTATAATGTTTGGGTCTTATTTGAAACCATCCAAGAGATAGAGCAATTGCTGCAACTCAGCTGTAGCATCAAGAGATATTCTTTTCCTGCACCACAATATGTGACCTGTACAAGCAAGTACTAAAATTTTCAAACCtgctttctgattttttttttttttttttggtatatatCTTCCctctttaaaaaaagaaaaaaaaaaaaaacttggtatCTGGAACCATTTATCTCACCCCCACCCCTAGAGGTTTTCGATTATATCTCTACCAACATGAAGAACATCTCCAAATTTGATTAGTGCTAATTTGCGTCAAGAAAAATAATATCAACTCCAACACTTCATTTGTTTTCTCTTCCAATATTGTggtgcaccttttttttttttttttggtaaacaataTTGTGGTGTACTTTTATAGGAGGTGAATAGCCTAATGTTTTGTGTCCGCGGAGTCAACTAGCAGAAGATGAATCGGAATCTCCAAGCTTTGAACCTCAATACTCCGTTTTTGCCGTCCAACGTCAAGCTAAAGACCATGGTTTTGACAGTATGAAGGATGGTAATTGATCgaccttctcaaaattctgcatCTCTGGTACGCCTTGTGCCAGCCACTTCATCGGTATGCATGAAGAGCATGATACCAGTTGGGCAGTTTCTGATGAACCTGATGACAGCACGGAAATTAATGGAAGATGGACCAGCTGATGGTACCGTACCAGCGACTCGAGTTGCTGATAGCCCAGACCGACCAATCTCGATCGAGATACGATTCCTTGGAAGAACTTGTGATGCAACTTTTTTCCCCATAGTTTCACTGCCCATTTCGCCCGATACATCTGAACATTTCCTTCGGAAAGGGAGCTCGGTGGAAGAAATCAGCGTAGCTTCTCAGACGCTTTTACAAGTGTtagattttaaataaataaataactaaatagTTCATTATATGACATCCTATGGTCCAAATCtttgtgacaaaaatatttcatcatgaaCCGGATGGTAGGGGTCTACAAGAATCGAGATACGTATCGAATTATTATCGCACAGGTACGCAATACGAAAGAATTACAGAATGAAGGGATGCAATCACCATCATATACGAGAGGGGGGGATATCCATCTCCAAGCGATGCTACGAAGCGCAACATACACGCAGATACATACGCATTTCATAGGTATTAACAACGCCGTGTATTCCGTGACAAAGGGATTGCATGCGGACATCAAGGATTGATGGGAGCAGCCACTGGCTCTTCTTCCACGGCTTGGTTCTCTTCGAGCATGTTCATCAACATGGAGACCTGGTCCTGAAGCATCGCATTTTCCCTCTCGACCTCCCCCCGTTTGCTCCGTTCCTGCAGCAGTTGAACTTGGAGGTGCTCGAGGCATCGTGCATCCTCTTCCAACTGCTCGTTGAGCCCATCGATCTCTCTGTCCTGTTTCACCATTTCCATTTCACAATCAGCAAGAGATAGATGTTAATTCCCATCGTAGAAAAACAAGTCACCACCAGACCTTTCTGTTCATCTCCTGAACGGCGATCCTCCGCATGCTCTCCACGACGTCAACGTTTACGAGCTTCCGCTTCTTGCCCACCAACCATCCCTTGGGGTACGACGTGGAGTCGAAGTCCGGTGGGGGAAGCAGGACTTCAGCCGGGGTGCGGCGGCCGCCCAACCAACCCTTGGCGTTTGGCTCCAGTGGCTCGAAGAGAGCTCTGCGGCGGCCGGATAATGCGGCTTTCGTTCCCTCCTTTGGGCTATCGTCTGATGCGGGTGGTGGTGCAGCGTCCATCTTCGCCGCTTCCTCGGGTTGATTGGTGGGTGCTTTGAGGTTCTCTTCCCTGAGTGCGTTTTCCAAGCTCCGGCCACCGGCTGGAATAGAAACAAGGTTATTGGCGATCGAACCAACTACTTTAAATAATGATAACGAGGAGAAATTATATGATGATATCCTACACGGCGTGCACCACGTGGCAGTGCACACCAGTAATCACAGAGTGCATAGCGCTTGATGAATAGATCTCGCAGAAACAAACGACTGTGATCGATTTGCTTGCGCGGGCACACGATGTTCCTCAGAAGATATTTTAGTTTCAATTTATTAAATCCAGCGACTCTAAGTCTAAGGTGGGGGTGCGCCTCAGATTATTGATGGACGGGCGAGGAATTAATGAGAGGATTAATTAATACCTCCGGCTGTAAGCAGCTGGCAGTGGGCTAGACCCCTTCACAAACCCTCAACTCCAATCATTCTGCACCATTCATCTCGTGTACACCTAACAACCGTGGTCTTTACTCTTTAGTGTCAAcaacaactaaaaatatttaaaatatacctACTTCTTGCAACGTCCTAACTGACTAATTTTTACCTTCATAATGCAATAGGCTTTTGTTGGGGCAATTAAACTTGAGGGCTAAATGATAGGCgtaaaaccctttttttttttgggttattGCCCCTAGTCGACGCTGAATTACGATTTAACACGAATGATTAGAATTAAAATGGGATCCTGTATTACACGAATTTTGGACCCTAAAATATAATTCCATTATCGTATTTGAGGAATAAATTAAAGCTACCCGTCTTCAAGATTGGTAACATGATGGCACTGTACTTTGTGGTATAAAAATTGTACTTCAGAGGATCCAAGACAGGGTGTCGAAGTATAACTTGGTCGATTTAAATATATAAGAATAAGCAAAATTTcatacataaattcatatttctCTGGCCGATTTGCAGACAAtaaattattagaaaaagaagaaaacggCAGAATGGAACCGAGGCATATACCTCACGGTGGGTCATGTGTGTGCCTTGGAACCGACAAGCAAAACAAGAAACCTAGTCGTGCCGGTCAAGCAACGTAAAGAAAAGCGACATGGTGACGGCTGACGATCGCACGCAAGCCACGAACCGGCATTTACCGGACAGTAGCCTCAACACCTCGGATTCTGATTCTCTCTCAACAATTTTCTCACACaaccaaatgaaaaaaaaaaaaattaaaaaaaaaaaaagcacaaggaAGAAATCCTAATTGTCGACGATTTGTGTACAGAGATTGGGATTGGAATTGAGCGATTGATGGTACCTGATCTCTTGCGGGAATTCCAAAAGATTCGCGGGGGAGAGGCCGGCGAGAAGCCTTCCATCCTCAGAGAGTACTGAGAGGGAGACCCGCTGTTGCTCTCCTTCCCTTCTCCCCTTTTCTCACAAACCTttaaatcaattccttcttcctctctctcctccttctcctcctctccttcctcaaaAAGAACACAAGTAATAGACCagaaaagaagggaaaaaaacaGATAAAGAGAGAGAACACAAGGAAGGCTAAGGCAAACCTGGTTTTGGTGCAGagatctcttttctttctcttatttttgagAATTATATTTCTTTTCTCCTATTCTCTTCCTCGAGTTCTTCTGTAAAAGGAAACGAAGTGGGGGAGGGAGAGAAAGGAACTCCTCCTACTTCCTTTTCTTACTCTTTCttgttattatattattattattattattattgttatttgtGGTTTTGGACGCCACTGGGGTGTTTCACGAGGACATCAACGCCGATTAATTGGATGAAGGGTGAGCGATAGTAACAGCAAACGCAGCGCAAACTCTTTAACATAAATGAGCACGGTTACTGTTATTATAGGATCCACCTAGAAATTTAGGACCACAACTTACGCAAGCGAAAAATTACTACAATGCCAGCCGGTGAAATTTCCCATCACAAACAAGGCTTCATGCGGACTTTTACATGGGAGTTTTGTCAAGAtaagagaaaaataataataataataaaagaaaaaaaattatagaataaatttatctaattatataaaattacaAAAAATACCGTAACTTGTTTCGTTGGAAaagatttattaaattttattaaattattttatctctATCCGGTAATTTTTTTCTACAGCAATTTATAAATTATACCACGCATCCACGTCTTATCGATATATATGCATTGTTTGTGATAAATCTATGGACTCATCCGACAAAACGATGTGATAGTCTAAAACagattttttgtgaaaaaaacaATATGATCTGTTTGATGTAGATTAAGATGATTTTCTTGTTAATACgaagataaaaattttttgtgGTCGTATGTGACCATAGATGTCATCATCAGCACGTGCTCAAATTTAGtagcaaaaattataattatattataaatgtGGGCAGACAATATAAATAAGAACGAGAAACACGAGAGCAATCCTTGGCCAAGTGATCCACAAAGTTGGTGACACATTAGGAATGTGTAACTAAGATCTAGAGCTAGGGTTTTTTAAATCAGAATAACTCTTCCAAGAAAAATGAACAACTACATTCGGAGCTAGTCAAGTAAAAGAAACTGATGCAGATGAAATGAACTACGATTATAGATCGAGCTAA
The DNA window shown above is from Elaeis guineensis isolate ETL-2024a chromosome 8, EG11, whole genome shotgun sequence and carries:
- the LOC105050746 gene encoding protein HEADING DATE REPRESSOR 1, whose protein sequence is MEGFSPASPPRIFWNSRKRSAGGRSLENALREENLKAPTNQPEEAAKMDAAPPPASDDSPKEGTKAALSGRRRALFEPLEPNAKGWLGGRRTPAEVLLPPPDFDSTSYPKGWLVGKKRKLVNVDVVESMRRIAVQEMNRKDREIDGLNEQLEEDARCLEHLQVQLLQERSKRGEVERENAMLQDQVSMLMNMLEENQAVEEEPVAAPINP